A window of Tautonia plasticadhaerens contains these coding sequences:
- a CDS encoding 3-keto-disaccharide hydrolase encodes MFRNICAPAMLALLLPVMACAAEPKPQSEEWTSLFDGETLGGWEMIKLDPQNDSTWAVEDGVLVGRGEASMLYSPEGDYKNFRFRAEISINDGGNSGMYFRSEKGPSFTGGYECQINSTHRDPIKTGSIYTRVHVYEELVPPDTWFTQEVEVKDVDYRGKVVTSITVKVNDTVLYELLDYDRQYESGHFAFQGHDPGSVVKIRKVEVMELPSN; translated from the coding sequence ATGTTCCGGAATATCTGCGCGCCGGCGATGCTGGCCCTGCTCCTGCCCGTCATGGCCTGCGCCGCCGAGCCGAAGCCCCAGTCCGAGGAGTGGACCTCGCTGTTCGACGGCGAGACCCTCGGCGGCTGGGAGATGATCAAGCTCGATCCCCAGAACGACAGCACCTGGGCCGTCGAGGACGGCGTCCTCGTGGGCCGGGGCGAGGCGTCGATGCTCTACAGCCCCGAGGGGGACTATAAGAACTTCCGCTTCCGGGCCGAGATCAGCATCAACGACGGTGGCAACTCCGGCATGTACTTCCGCTCGGAGAAGGGCCCCAGCTTCACCGGCGGCTACGAGTGCCAGATCAACAGCACCCACCGCGACCCGATCAAGACCGGGTCGATCTACACACGGGTCCATGTGTACGAGGAGCTCGTCCCGCCCGACACCTGGTTCACCCAGGAGGTCGAGGTCAAGGACGTGGACTACCGGGGCAAGGTCGTCACCTCGATCACCGTGAAGGTCAATGACACGGTCCTCTACGAGTTGCTCGACTACGACCGCCAGTACGAGTCGGGCCACTTCGCCTTCCAGGGGCACGACCCGGGCAGCGTGGTCAAGATCCGCAAGGTCGAGGTCATGGAGCTGCCCTCCAACTGA
- a CDS encoding nitroreductase family protein codes for MTAEEAIRRRRSAPRFDPGRPVPDGPIVRLLTLAGLAPSKHNLQPWRWLVVRQPGNLDRLRRASYAHPALGEATVALVVLGHHFPHRSHWGAILGQMQAGASLGPEASGRLDAEVRRDLASEPDLPCRACKDAAFASATLMIAAEGLGLATAPIDRFDPDAIRDDFGIPVDHALCGLIALGYPAPGHAEVPSLGRLPLSELCFEEHFGQPWTLGEAD; via the coding sequence ATGACCGCCGAAGAGGCCATCCGTCGCCGCCGATCCGCCCCCCGGTTCGACCCCGGCCGCCCCGTCCCCGACGGCCCGATCGTCCGGCTCCTCACCCTGGCCGGCCTGGCCCCCTCGAAGCACAACCTGCAGCCCTGGCGCTGGCTGGTCGTCCGGCAACCGGGCAACCTCGACCGGCTCCGCCGCGCCTCCTACGCGCACCCGGCCCTGGGCGAGGCGACGGTTGCCCTCGTCGTACTCGGCCATCACTTCCCGCACCGGAGCCACTGGGGCGCGATCCTGGGACAGATGCAGGCCGGGGCATCCCTCGGCCCCGAGGCCTCCGGGCGGCTGGACGCCGAGGTCCGGCGCGACCTGGCCTCCGAGCCGGACCTCCCCTGCCGGGCCTGCAAGGACGCCGCATTCGCCTCCGCCACCCTGATGATCGCCGCCGAGGGCCTCGGCCTCGCCACCGCCCCGATCGACCGCTTCGACCCCGACGCGATCCGGGACGACTTCGGGATCCCCGTCGACCACGCCCTCTGCGGCCTGATCGCCCTGGGCTACCCGGCCCCCGGCCACGCCGAGGTCCCCTCGCTCGGTCGCCTGCCGCTGTCCGAACTCTGCTTCGAGGAGCACTTCGGCCAGCCCTGGACGCTGGGCGAGGCCGATTGA
- the ispD gene encoding 2-C-methyl-D-erythritol 4-phosphate cytidylyltransferase produces MGSFAVIFPAAGRSRRFGDASRKKIFHEVDGRAVWLRAVEPFVNREDVGQLILAIAPEDFELFDRRYKANAAFLGVTVVEGGAERFDTVAACLDRVDPGCDHVAVHDAARPFPAAGLIDLVFEAAREHGAALPGLAVSDTLKRAGPDGLVVETVPREGLYAVQTPQAFRLDLLRRAHENRPNLTAPVTDDAQLVEAIGHPCRIVAGSPYNIKITTKDDLRMAEAISRVLPRPRSGSGTAHPFADERAAWGEGPDS; encoded by the coding sequence ATGGGCTCCTTCGCCGTCATCTTCCCGGCCGCCGGCCGATCGCGGCGGTTCGGAGACGCCAGCCGGAAGAAGATCTTCCACGAGGTCGACGGCCGGGCCGTCTGGCTCCGGGCCGTCGAGCCGTTCGTCAACCGGGAGGACGTCGGGCAGCTGATCCTGGCGATCGCCCCCGAGGACTTCGAGCTGTTCGACCGCCGCTACAAGGCGAACGCGGCCTTCCTGGGCGTCACCGTGGTCGAGGGCGGCGCCGAGCGGTTCGACACGGTGGCCGCCTGCCTGGATCGGGTGGATCCGGGCTGCGACCACGTCGCCGTCCACGACGCCGCCCGGCCCTTCCCGGCCGCCGGCCTGATCGACCTGGTCTTCGAGGCCGCACGGGAGCACGGCGCGGCCCTGCCGGGCCTGGCCGTCTCCGACACCCTGAAGCGGGCCGGCCCGGACGGCCTGGTCGTCGAGACCGTGCCGAGGGAGGGGCTCTACGCCGTGCAGACCCCCCAGGCCTTCCGCCTGGACCTGCTCCGACGCGCCCACGAGAACCGGCCGAACTTGACGGCCCCGGTCACGGACGACGCCCAGCTCGTCGAGGCGATCGGCCATCCCTGCCGGATCGTCGCCGGCTCGCCCTATAACATCAAGATCACCACGAAGGACGACCTCCGGATGGCCGAGGCCATCTCCCGGGTCCTCCCCCGCCCCCGATCCGGGAGCGGCACCGCCCACCCCTTCGCCGACGAGCGGGCCGCGTGGGGAGAGGGGCCCGACTCCTGA
- a CDS encoding LemA family protein, with product MDALFRWLPMALILVVAGVLLMRLGRRLLASDSGRGDVDSGPGVLGLVLLGGATVGCLVVSVALGSAGFDRLRRQRDLERVPRTEVLAAMTGEINLSGRAEPDEDSGVVHAPRSHVPSLYYHYTEEEKTTDSDGDTKWEVVDRREAWAPTFRLIDDSGSIAVRPADGDVFRTSGKDLGETVGNRRYSEWRIEPGESVFVFGFARVDAEGLGEVVFDAPGRYSPIVAEGDEVGQRRGMATVAIFLIWGGLAALSFAVYFGGWLARMHKSPTYLAVLATAMVVGLGFCGLRMVHADLVGARDRLDRARGSAREAVGDLLRRRGISWEGDWGALGRFDDPAEFAPLDERERRRLRRLRIDLARAVLRANAIRDRFPERQLAPLWGVSAAEPVPLPGPDAEELSRLDRQFEAARLGGGRAGGVGAGALVLAVVGSWIGLRKVKEKRYIENVPTSPTVGVAVGFAEVVGTIEPAFGGRSLTGPLSDRPCVQFHYTVQERRGTGKNAKWVTIEDRAEQVGFDCRDDHGRLFVLPEGAEILTRHHDSRQEGKLRYGETRLEVGDPLYALGSATIEPEEMASLRLERGNDRSLPYILSNYSEPALMHRKARVGQFWVTLALDALILPTLLGFGVLGSFQATDFLAATGVAIGYFALAVAILMFNDLVFLRNRVRRAWHNIDVSLKKRADLVPSLQEIVDSYLSHERGVQEELSLMRRGYGGGVVLDPTRASEVLTAERSLLGRITGLREAHPELKGDTLTGDLMRRLTLLENEVALMRQGYNDAVERYNTRIAHVPEVLLAACFGFPEASYFRAEVEVRQAPRVELAGGGA from the coding sequence ATGGACGCACTCTTCCGATGGCTCCCGATGGCCCTCATCCTCGTGGTGGCCGGCGTCTTGCTAATGCGGCTGGGGCGTCGGCTCCTGGCCTCGGACTCGGGCCGGGGAGATGTCGACTCGGGCCCCGGGGTGCTCGGCCTCGTGCTGCTGGGGGGGGCGACGGTCGGCTGCCTGGTCGTCTCGGTGGCGCTCGGGTCGGCGGGGTTCGACCGGCTCCGCCGCCAGCGGGACCTGGAACGCGTGCCCCGCACCGAGGTCCTCGCCGCCATGACCGGCGAGATCAACCTCTCCGGCCGGGCCGAGCCGGACGAAGACTCCGGGGTCGTCCACGCCCCGCGATCCCACGTCCCGTCGCTCTACTACCACTACACCGAGGAGGAGAAGACGACCGACTCCGACGGCGACACCAAGTGGGAGGTGGTCGATCGCCGGGAGGCCTGGGCGCCGACCTTCCGGCTGATCGACGACTCGGGCTCGATCGCCGTCCGACCCGCCGACGGGGACGTCTTCCGGACCTCCGGCAAGGACCTGGGGGAGACGGTGGGGAACCGTCGCTACAGCGAGTGGCGGATCGAGCCGGGGGAATCAGTCTTCGTCTTCGGCTTCGCCCGGGTCGACGCCGAGGGCCTCGGCGAGGTGGTCTTCGACGCCCCCGGCCGGTACTCGCCGATCGTCGCCGAGGGGGACGAGGTGGGCCAGCGCCGGGGCATGGCCACCGTCGCCATCTTCCTGATCTGGGGGGGCCTGGCGGCCCTCTCGTTCGCCGTCTACTTCGGCGGCTGGCTCGCCCGGATGCACAAGTCGCCGACCTACCTGGCGGTGCTGGCGACGGCGATGGTCGTCGGGCTGGGCTTCTGCGGCCTCCGGATGGTCCACGCCGACCTGGTCGGCGCCCGGGATCGCCTGGACCGGGCGAGGGGATCGGCCCGGGAGGCGGTCGGCGATCTGCTCCGGAGGCGGGGGATCTCCTGGGAAGGCGACTGGGGGGCCCTCGGCCGCTTCGACGACCCGGCCGAGTTCGCCCCGCTCGACGAGCGGGAGCGTCGCCGCCTCCGGAGGCTCCGGATCGACCTGGCCCGGGCCGTGTTGCGGGCCAACGCCATTCGGGATCGCTTCCCCGAGCGGCAGCTCGCCCCGCTCTGGGGCGTCTCGGCCGCCGAGCCGGTCCCGCTGCCGGGACCGGACGCCGAGGAGCTGTCGAGGCTCGACCGGCAGTTCGAGGCCGCCCGGCTGGGGGGAGGCCGGGCGGGGGGCGTCGGGGCGGGGGCATTGGTGCTGGCGGTCGTCGGCTCCTGGATCGGCCTGAGGAAGGTGAAGGAGAAGCGGTACATCGAGAACGTGCCAACGAGCCCGACCGTCGGCGTGGCCGTCGGCTTCGCCGAGGTGGTCGGCACGATCGAGCCGGCCTTCGGCGGGCGGTCGCTCACCGGCCCGCTCTCGGACCGCCCCTGCGTCCAGTTCCACTACACGGTGCAGGAACGGAGGGGGACGGGCAAGAACGCCAAGTGGGTGACGATCGAGGACCGCGCCGAGCAGGTCGGCTTCGACTGCCGGGACGACCACGGCCGGCTGTTCGTGCTCCCCGAGGGGGCCGAGATCCTGACCCGGCACCACGACAGCCGACAGGAGGGGAAGCTCCGCTACGGCGAAACCCGGTTGGAGGTGGGCGACCCGCTCTACGCGCTGGGCTCGGCGACGATCGAGCCGGAGGAGATGGCCTCCCTCCGGCTGGAACGAGGAAACGATCGCTCGCTCCCCTACATCCTCAGCAACTATTCCGAGCCGGCGTTGATGCACCGCAAGGCCCGGGTCGGCCAGTTCTGGGTGACGCTGGCGCTGGACGCCCTGATCCTGCCCACCCTGCTCGGCTTCGGCGTGCTCGGCTCGTTCCAGGCGACCGACTTCCTGGCGGCCACTGGCGTGGCGATCGGCTACTTCGCGCTTGCGGTGGCGATCCTGATGTTCAACGACCTGGTCTTCCTCCGCAACCGGGTCCGACGCGCCTGGCACAACATCGACGTCTCGCTGAAGAAGCGGGCCGACCTGGTGCCGAGCCTCCAGGAGATCGTCGATTCGTACCTCTCCCACGAGCGGGGCGTGCAGGAGGAGCTTTCGCTCATGCGACGGGGCTACGGCGGGGGGGTCGTGCTGGATCCGACCCGGGCCTCCGAGGTCCTGACCGCCGAGCGATCGCTGCTGGGCCGGATCACCGGCCTCCGGGAGGCCCACCCCGAGCTGAAGGGGGACACCCTCACCGGAGACCTGATGCGACGGCTCACCCTGCTGGAGAACGAGGTCGCCCTGATGCGCCAGGGCTACAACGACGCCGTGGAACGCTACAACACCCGGATCGCCCACGTGCCCGAGGTCCTGCTCGCCGCATGCTTCGGCTTCCCGGAGGCGTCCTACTTCCGGGCCGAGGTCGAGGTGCGACAGGCGCCCCGGGTCGAGCTGGCGGGCGGCGGGGCGTGA
- the sppA gene encoding signal peptide peptidase SppA — protein MSAQNPPAPPGQTIVLERRERPGCLRRLIWPVLLLSIALNVAYLSRESGGLTPDRLDEQYVTGSVNPTADTVAVVRVEGLIALNSVDFAVKQIRQARADEKVKAVVLRVDSPGGTVTGSDQIWREVELLKRAGKPVVVSMGGLAASGGYYVSAPADEIIAEPTTTTGSIGVIIELPNASELIEKIGVDFRAVTAGEWKNMGSPFEPFSDRELARFQELVDDTYERFLKIVAQGRDLPMARAREVAEGQIYSADEALALGLVDRLGYQEDAIAEAIRRADLDGPRVVRYQKPISLGSLFGLSASSSRTAIIDEQTIMELRTPRMMMILR, from the coding sequence ATGAGTGCCCAGAATCCCCCGGCCCCCCCGGGCCAGACGATCGTCCTCGAGCGGAGGGAACGCCCCGGCTGCCTCCGTCGGCTGATCTGGCCGGTATTGCTGCTGTCGATCGCGCTGAACGTCGCGTACCTGTCCCGGGAGTCGGGCGGCCTGACGCCCGACCGGCTGGATGAGCAGTACGTGACCGGGTCGGTCAATCCGACGGCCGACACGGTGGCGGTGGTGCGGGTGGAGGGCCTGATCGCGCTGAACAGCGTCGACTTCGCGGTGAAGCAGATCCGCCAGGCCCGGGCAGACGAGAAGGTCAAGGCCGTCGTCCTCCGGGTCGACTCCCCCGGGGGGACGGTGACCGGCTCGGACCAGATCTGGCGCGAGGTGGAATTGCTGAAGCGGGCCGGCAAGCCGGTGGTGGTGTCGATGGGAGGGCTGGCGGCCTCCGGGGGCTACTACGTCTCGGCCCCGGCCGACGAGATCATCGCCGAGCCGACGACGACCACCGGCTCCATCGGAGTGATCATCGAGCTGCCCAACGCCTCGGAGCTGATCGAGAAGATCGGCGTCGACTTCCGGGCCGTCACCGCCGGCGAGTGGAAGAACATGGGCTCACCCTTCGAGCCGTTCAGCGACCGCGAGCTGGCCCGGTTCCAGGAGCTGGTGGACGACACCTATGAGCGGTTCCTCAAGATCGTCGCCCAGGGCCGGGACCTGCCGATGGCCCGCGCCCGGGAGGTCGCCGAGGGGCAGATCTATTCGGCCGACGAGGCGCTGGCGCTGGGGCTGGTCGACCGGCTCGGCTACCAGGAGGACGCCATCGCCGAGGCCATCCGCCGCGCCGACCTCGACGGCCCCCGGGTCGTCCGCTACCAGAAGCCGATCAGCCTGGGCTCCCTGTTCGGCCTCTCGGCGTCGTCGAGCCGGACGGCGATCATCGACGAGCAGACGATCATGGAATTGCGCACCCCTCGGATGATGATGATCCTCCGCTGA
- a CDS encoding aromatic ring-hydroxylating oxygenase subunit alpha produces MAAVDPTPALTLPAGFYVDPDQFRVEVEHFFMRKWVCVGRVDDLPARGDFVTRDVGVENLIVVRAEDESIRAFFNVCRHRGTRLCADPSGNTGGSIRCPYHAWTYDLSGRLVGAPHMDAVPGFRQEDWPLARVVVSEWDGHVFINLSGDPAPLSAQLGDLPDRFRSWGMADLRSSERIAYDVAANWKLIIQNYSECLHCPVIHPALNRLSHFLSGENEPAAPGHLGGAMRLRDGIASMTADGTSRRPPLPGLGPEQRRTVQYYAVLPNLLLSLHPDYMMTHLVWPRAVDRTEVVCRWHFHPDALGQPGFDPSDAVSFWDLTNRQDWHVSELSQLGIASRAYRPGPYSARESMLHDFDALILRELGQARPPG; encoded by the coding sequence ATGGCCGCAGTCGACCCGACCCCCGCCCTGACCCTCCCGGCCGGATTCTACGTCGACCCCGACCAGTTCCGGGTCGAGGTCGAGCATTTCTTCATGCGGAAGTGGGTCTGCGTCGGCCGGGTCGACGACCTCCCGGCCCGGGGAGACTTCGTGACCCGGGACGTGGGCGTCGAGAATCTAATCGTCGTCCGGGCCGAGGACGAATCGATCCGGGCGTTCTTCAACGTCTGCCGACACCGCGGCACCCGGCTCTGCGCCGATCCGTCCGGCAACACCGGAGGCTCGATCCGCTGCCCCTATCACGCCTGGACCTATGACCTGTCCGGACGTCTCGTAGGCGCCCCGCACATGGACGCCGTCCCCGGCTTCCGCCAGGAAGACTGGCCGCTGGCCCGGGTGGTCGTCTCGGAGTGGGACGGACACGTCTTCATCAACCTGTCGGGCGATCCGGCGCCCCTCTCGGCCCAGCTCGGCGACCTCCCCGATCGCTTCCGCTCCTGGGGGATGGCCGATCTGCGATCCTCCGAACGGATCGCCTACGACGTGGCGGCGAACTGGAAGCTGATCATCCAGAACTATTCCGAATGCCTCCACTGCCCGGTCATCCACCCGGCCCTGAACCGACTCTCGCACTTCCTCAGCGGCGAGAACGAGCCGGCCGCCCCCGGGCACCTCGGCGGGGCGATGCGGCTCCGCGACGGCATCGCCTCGATGACCGCCGACGGCACCTCCCGACGCCCCCCGCTCCCCGGCCTCGGACCCGAGCAGCGGAGGACGGTCCAGTACTATGCCGTGCTGCCGAACCTGCTCCTGAGCCTGCACCCCGACTACATGATGACCCACCTGGTCTGGCCCCGGGCCGTCGACCGGACCGAGGTCGTCTGCCGGTGGCATTTCCACCCCGACGCCCTCGGCCAGCCGGGGTTCGACCCCTCCGACGCCGTCTCCTTCTGGGACCTGACGAACCGGCAGGACTGGCACGTCAGCGAGCTTTCGCAGCTCGGCATCGCCTCACGGGCCTACCGGCCGGGGCCGTACTCGGCCCGGGAGTCGATGCTGCACGACTTCGACGCGCTGATCCTCCGGGAACTCGGCCAGGCCCGACCGCCAGGATGA
- a CDS encoding zinc-dependent metalloprotease yields MIAPLLVLLALPLAEDAPPTIAEATDGLEKIDGFLPLYWDDAEGKLLAEIARFDEEILYQVALSSGVGSNPIGLDRGQLGDSRVVVFHRVGPKVLLVERNTRYRAITGREAERRAVEDSFATSVHWGFTAEAVEEGRVLVDLTPFALRDAHGISAALRRSDQGSYRLDDDRSALHLPRTKGFPANTEIEAILTFATDGEPGRLVRQTTPSPEAVTVRQRLSFIELPPLGGEGSYAPRRLDPRVGVFGVEFHDYAKPITEPIETRWISRHRLEKQDPEADRSAPVEPIVYYVDPGAPEPIRSALVEGASWWAEAFEAAGFDDAFRVEILPEDADPMDVRYNVINWVHRSTRGWSYGSSVIDPRTGEILKGHVTLGSLRVRQDYLIGTGLVPVAAKEDAATGCECAMSPPVEYLDGLDPSVDAEAMSLARIRQLSAHEVGHTLGLSHNFAASSYGRASVMDYPAPLVKVTEGGEIDLSDAYDAGIGDYDKFAIRYAYSQFPPEADEDAELARIIRDGLDAGLLFLADADARPAGAAHPLANLWDNGDDPVAMLRQELEVRRIALDRFGLANLDADTPLGMLEAKLLPLYLHHRYQLQAAVKSVGGASYTYAVKSGDGVSPEPVIEVVPADRQREALDAVLSAVEPAALALPDRILDLIPPRPFGFGGGTAESFTGHTGPTFDPIAAATVAADLAVSGLLQRDRAARLADYHARDDANPGFTEVVDALVDRTWHRPKPGDGRQAAVQRAVQSLVVTRLIGLAGDDQAAPEVRATATEALRSLLARINIPFPDAPHRRAIRDDIERFLDRPMPERSRPDPPPTPAGDPIGGGGS; encoded by the coding sequence ATGATCGCCCCACTGCTCGTCCTCCTCGCCCTCCCCCTCGCGGAAGACGCCCCGCCGACGATCGCCGAGGCGACCGACGGCCTGGAGAAGATTGACGGCTTCCTCCCGCTCTACTGGGACGACGCCGAGGGCAAGCTCCTCGCCGAGATCGCGCGCTTCGACGAGGAGATCCTCTACCAGGTTGCCCTCTCCTCCGGCGTCGGCTCGAATCCGATTGGCCTGGACCGAGGACAGCTTGGCGACTCCCGGGTCGTCGTCTTCCACCGGGTCGGCCCCAAGGTCCTCCTCGTCGAACGGAACACCCGATACCGCGCCATCACCGGCAGGGAGGCCGAGCGCCGGGCCGTCGAGGACTCATTCGCCACCTCCGTCCACTGGGGCTTCACGGCCGAGGCGGTCGAGGAGGGCCGCGTCCTCGTCGACCTCACCCCCTTCGCCCTCCGGGATGCGCACGGCATCTCCGCCGCCCTCCGCCGGTCGGACCAGGGCAGCTACCGGCTTGACGACGACCGCAGCGCCCTCCACCTCCCCCGCACGAAGGGATTCCCCGCCAACACCGAGATCGAGGCCATCCTCACCTTCGCCACCGACGGCGAGCCCGGACGCCTCGTCCGCCAGACCACCCCCTCGCCCGAGGCCGTCACCGTCCGCCAGCGGCTCTCCTTCATCGAGCTGCCCCCCCTCGGAGGCGAGGGCTCCTACGCCCCCCGGCGGCTCGACCCCCGCGTCGGCGTCTTCGGCGTCGAATTCCATGATTATGCGAAGCCGATCACCGAGCCGATCGAGACCCGCTGGATCTCCCGGCACCGCCTGGAGAAGCAGGACCCCGAGGCCGATCGCTCCGCACCCGTCGAGCCGATCGTCTATTACGTCGACCCCGGCGCACCGGAGCCCATCCGATCGGCCCTCGTCGAGGGCGCCTCCTGGTGGGCTGAGGCGTTCGAGGCCGCCGGCTTCGACGACGCCTTCCGCGTCGAGATCCTCCCCGAAGACGCCGACCCGATGGACGTTCGCTACAACGTCATCAACTGGGTCCACCGCTCCACCCGGGGCTGGTCCTACGGCTCCTCCGTCATCGACCCCCGCACCGGGGAGATCCTCAAGGGGCACGTCACCCTCGGATCGCTCCGGGTCCGCCAGGACTACCTCATCGGCACCGGCCTGGTGCCCGTCGCCGCCAAAGAGGACGCGGCGACGGGCTGCGAATGCGCGATGTCCCCGCCGGTCGAGTACCTGGATGGCCTCGACCCGTCCGTCGACGCCGAGGCCATGTCGCTGGCCCGGATCCGACAGCTCTCGGCCCACGAGGTCGGCCACACCCTCGGCCTCTCCCACAACTTCGCCGCCAGCTCCTACGGCCGGGCCTCCGTGATGGACTACCCCGCGCCCCTGGTCAAGGTGACCGAAGGCGGCGAGATCGACCTGTCCGACGCCTACGACGCCGGCATCGGCGACTACGACAAATTCGCCATCCGCTACGCCTATTCCCAGTTCCCCCCCGAGGCCGACGAGGATGCCGAGCTGGCTCGGATCATCCGGGACGGCCTCGACGCCGGCTTGCTGTTCCTCGCCGACGCCGACGCCCGGCCCGCCGGCGCCGCCCACCCGCTGGCGAACCTCTGGGACAACGGCGACGACCCCGTCGCCATGCTCCGCCAGGAGCTTGAGGTCCGCCGAATCGCCCTCGATCGCTTCGGCCTCGCCAATCTCGACGCCGACACCCCGCTCGGGATGCTGGAGGCGAAGCTCCTGCCCCTCTACCTGCACCACCGCTACCAGCTCCAGGCCGCCGTCAAGAGCGTCGGCGGCGCCTCGTATACCTACGCGGTGAAGTCGGGCGACGGCGTTTCTCCCGAGCCGGTCATCGAGGTCGTCCCGGCCGATCGCCAGCGCGAGGCGCTCGACGCCGTCCTGTCGGCGGTCGAGCCGGCCGCCCTGGCCCTGCCCGATCGGATCCTCGACCTGATCCCGCCCCGTCCCTTCGGCTTCGGTGGCGGCACCGCCGAGTCCTTCACCGGCCACACCGGCCCCACCTTCGACCCGATCGCCGCGGCCACGGTCGCCGCCGACCTCGCCGTCTCCGGGCTGCTCCAGCGCGACCGGGCCGCCCGGCTCGCCGACTACCACGCCCGGGATGACGCCAACCCCGGCTTCACCGAAGTCGTCGATGCGTTGGTGGACCGGACCTGGCATCGTCCGAAGCCCGGGGACGGGCGTCAGGCGGCCGTCCAGCGGGCGGTCCAGTCGCTGGTCGTGACCCGGCTCATCGGACTGGCCGGGGACGATCAGGCCGCCCCGGAGGTCCGGGCGACGGCCACGGAGGCCCTCCGCTCGCTCCTGGCCCGGATCAACATCCCCTTCCCCGACGCGCCCCACCGCCGGGCGATCCGGGACGACATCGAGCGCTTCCTCGACCGGCCCATGCCCGAGCGCTCCCGGCCCGATCCCCCCCCGACCCCGGCCGGAGACCCCATCGGCGGCGGGGGGAGCTGA